The Romeriopsis navalis LEGE 11480 DNA window GTGTTATTGGGGGCGGTGGATTCTGGTTTTGGGTTACTAGATTTTTTGCTGGGGGCTTTGCTTGGAGCCGTTGCTGGTTGGTCGGCTGTTTTTTTGGCCTGGGCGGCGGCGATGATTTTGGCTAGGTCGGTCATTTTATTTTCTCGCTACTCTCCACATTTCTTTGCCGACGGCTTCGTATTCAGCCCATGCGTCACTGGATTTGGGGTCACGAATTTGGCCTACGGGTAGTCCGGCGTTTTCGGCTTTGAGATAGGCGGCAAAGCGACGAATCATCGGTTTGAAGACGGGTAATCCGGCTTGCTTGAGCGCTTTCTGGGCTTTTTCACCTTCGCGGCTGGGTTTGGGCGGGACGACGGTGAGGAGAATGCGGTATTTCTCGCTGGGTAGAGTAGCGAGGGTCGCAATGGTGGCTTCGAGGGCGAAGGTGGTGGGGGTGCAGGGGACGACGAGCAGATCGGAGGTCTCGGCGAGGGCGAGGAGGTCGTCGTCGTTGGGTCGGGCGGCGGTGTCGATGACAAGGTGGGTGTACTCATCGGGGATATTGTCGCCATCGCAGACGAGGAAGGGAATGTTGTCGCCACCCCGATCGGCCCATTGGATGACGGAGCGGTTGAGGTCGCCATCGGCGAGGATGACGCTGTCGGGTTTGGTGCCACGTCTTTGGGCCAGGTAGGTAGCAAGGTGGATGGCGGTGGTACTTTTGCCGACTCCACCTTTGAAGGATGCGACGGTGATAATCATTGGGTTGGAAGGCTTGGTATGCTTACGGCTGTGGGTGGAGATGGAAAGTACGACATGTGTCGTACTTTATCCATGGGGTGATGGATTTGAACAGAATATTTAATGCGAAGTATCTTTGAGAGCCGCATTGATTGACTTCGGCTTAGAAGAATTGGCAATGATGATTTGCCTACGGCGATTATTCTACACGGTTCAAGTCGCGGTATTTCAAAACGCATTGTAAAAGTACGATCAAAAAAGTACGACAGATGTCGTACTTTTCTCAAAATTCTAGAAAGTGCGACACCTGTCGTACTTTCTGGAAAGCAAAAAATGGCTCAATAATATCAACGCGCTTCGCTCGGAAGAAGTGTAAAGTTCACAAAGCGCTAAGCAAAAGCCCTCGGGGAACAGCACATAATACAAAAACCGATGAAGCCGTTGTGGTTGACCAGGTTTCTGTCGTTGCAATAGGAGGAGCAGCAATTCGGAGACTAAGGCATGAAGTCACCTTCAGTGCCTTGTCACAGAACCGGACTTGCGAGTTTCCCCGCATCCGGCTCCTTTCGTAAGTAGCTCTTGTCACGAGTACCATCCAAGGACCTATCATGTCGTGTTTTGACATCATGACAGTGCCTGTGGAGGAGTTGAAGGTTGTTATATCTCCCTTCGCCCCCGAGGGAACGTGGGATAATATGGTCTATCTCCATCGCTGTCTCCACATGGAAGTGTAATCCACATATGGCACATTTGCCTCGTTGACGCTTCATGAGCTGAGATATCCTTTTGGGGATGCCTGGGTAACTTCCTCCTCTTTTTGTCCAATATGCCCAGTCACCGTCATACGGAGAGCGAGTACCTTGGACTTTGATATGCCGGACAATTTTTTTGTCTGAGTGTTGGATAAGAACTAACTCTTGATCCTTAAAGACCCAGTTCCGTTGTCCATGCTGGTGGAAGTATTTCTGATTGACCCAGGTTCTGCTCTTTTTCGGGTGCCTACGTTTTGTCCAACGCCTTAGCTTTGCGTAGATTTGTATATCCTGATTGTGGAAAGTTTCACTTGCCACTACACCAGAGTAATAGCTACTCCATCCCCTAATAATTGGATTGAGTTTGGAGATCA harbors:
- a CDS encoding ParA family protein → MIITVASFKGGVGKSTTAIHLATYLAQRRGTKPDSVILADGDLNRSVIQWADRGGDNIPFLVCDGDNIPDEYTHLVIDTAARPNDDDLLALAETSDLLVVPCTPTTFALEATIATLATLPSEKYRILLTVVPPKPSREGEKAQKALKQAGLPVFKPMIRRFAAYLKAENAGLPVGQIRDPKSSDAWAEYEAVGKEMWRVARK